From Enterococcus mediterraneensis:
CCCTGCTGATTTTATGATCTTGGTCTTTCATCCAACGCTGTTCTTTATCTTTTGATTTTTTTAAGGCGCTTAATTTCTTAGCTTTTCCTAACTCTTTTCTACGAGAATTATGATAGCGTCGAATATATTTATTCATACGTCCATTGACAGAAAATTTAACTTCGTTATCCTCTGTGCAACATACCGCAGGAATCTTAATACCTAAGTCGACACCCATTATTTTCGTCGATGTGTTTAGCTTCTCAGACATTTCAATAGCAATCTGAGCCACATAGTGAGCCCCTTTTCTAGTGATCCGTAGAGTGCCGATCTTACTAGCATTTTTTAAAAGAGAGCGCTCATATTCAGGAATATCTGCCGCAATTTCAATCTTCTTGGACTTTCCATCAATCACAAAGGGCATCTTAATTCCAGAAGGGCAAATAGTGAAATTCTGATTATTCCAAATAATAACTGGTTTCTTCAAGACAGGGATATTCTTAAAATGACTTTTCTTTGCTTTTTGAAAAACGGATTTTGCGTCGCGGATAGCTTGATTTTTAACGGCACTATTCAATGGAGCATAAACGTCTTTAGATGTTTTTTTCGTTACTTTCTCAGCCACAATCATTTCAGAAACTAATAAATTGACTGTCTCAATATAAGCCAAAGAAGACGTTTGAATTAATTCTGTTTGTGCATTTGTTGGATCAAGCTTTATTTTTACCGTCATTGCTTGAGACATGGTCGTCATCTCTTTCGTTGATTTTCTACGTATCGT
This genomic window contains:
- a CDS encoding RNA-guided endonuclease InsQ/TnpB family protein, whose protein sequence is MSQAMTVKIKLDPTNAQTELIQTSSLAYIETVNLLVSEMIVAEKVTKKTSKDVYAPLNSAVKNQAIRDAKSVFQKAKKSHFKNIPVLKKPVIIWNNQNFTICPSGIKMPFVIDGKSKKIEIAADIPEYERSLLKNASKIGTLRITRKGAHYVAQIAIEMSEKLNTSTKIMGVDLGIKIPAVCCTEDNEVKFSVNGRMNKYIRRYHNSRRKELGKAKKLSALKKSKDKEQRWMKDQDHKISREIVDFAVNHNIGIIRLEKLANIRKQTRKSRKNNHSLSNWSFYRLASFIEYKANLVGIKVEYVNPAYTSQRCPNCGYQHHAKDRKYYCSDCGYIGHRDIVGAKNIIYAPVLDDKSRVA